A window of Fragaria vesca subsp. vesca linkage group LG7, FraVesHawaii_1.0, whole genome shotgun sequence contains these coding sequences:
- the LOC101291470 gene encoding uncharacterized protein LOC101291470 — protein MEDIVHNKIDRESLKPGDHIYAYRLAHTYSHHGIYIGGDRVIHYNRTQQANRWNRAEPCRKCELDRNHLRGVVKSCVDCFLQGHALRRFQYGVKVVRYLASWHGTCTTGRADPPEVAIRRANDHLDGHGFGDYDLFENNCEAFAVFCKTEKAVSSQAWAAMLMLKAGVKIGRDRLLHDVKVHYGQEKHDKLKQMIDSALTGISSLKELIANLQKDQAADSVEEVMGSPVHEI, from the exons ATGGAGGATATTGTACACAACAAGATCGATAGAGAGAGCCTCAAACCTGGAGATCACATCTATGCTTACAGACTTGCGCACACCTATTCCCACCATG GTATCTACATTGGGGGAGATAGAGTGATTCACTATAACAGAACTCAACAAGCAAACAGATGGAATCGAGCGGAGCCATGCAGGAAGTGCGAGCTTGACAGAAATCACCTCCGAGGAGTTGTCAAGTCTTGCGTCGACTGCTTTCTCCAAGGCCACGCTCTTCGCCGCTTCCAATACGGCGTTAAGGTCGTGCGCTACCTCGCCAGCTGGCACGGCACCTGCACCACGGGCCGTGCTGACCCACCAGAAGTCGCCATCCGCCGTGCCAATGATCACTTAGACGGTCATGGGTTCGGGGACTACGACTTGTTTGAGAACAACTGCGAGGCGTTTGCGGTGTTCTGCAAGACGGAGAAGGCCGTGAGCAGCCAGGCGTGGGCTGCCATGTTGATGTTGAAGGCCGGTGTGAAGATAGGGAGGGACAGACTTCTTCATGATGTGAAGGTTCACTATGGCCAGGAAAAGCACGACAAGTTGAAGCAGATGATTGATAGCGCGCTCACTGGTATCTCCTCGCTTAAAGAGTTGATTGCCAATCTTCAGAAGGATCAGGCCGCGGATTCAGTCGAGGAGGTCATGGGATCACCGGTGCATGAGATTTGA